The proteins below come from a single Dermacentor albipictus isolate Rhodes 1998 colony chromosome 7, USDA_Dalb.pri_finalv2, whole genome shotgun sequence genomic window:
- the LOC135919301 gene encoding coiled-coil domain-containing protein 32: MASASEPWGSTSTSAVNSGEQTFEDNFSPAVTIPDTEHYVAALESRLARLKGRTRDVTAREMLAVLGEARHDHTGRLIASDPVPSAPEVAAYLPSDNFGDVPVHATYLERRLFPERQALTQEELRHLLEADFLEKQALAAAAATPGEARDRASISSADSEPNR; the protein is encoded by the exons ATGGCGTCAGCTTCGGAACCGTGGGGTTCTACTAGCACCAGTGCTGTCAACAGCGGTGAACAAACTTTCGAGGACAACTTCAGTCCAGCGGTCACCATACCGGACACGGAACACTATGTGGCGGCTCTAG AGTCCAGGCTGGCCAGACTGAAAGGTCGGACCAGAGATGTGACGGCACGAGAAATGCTTGCAGTGCTGGGAGAAGCGCGTCATGACCACACAGGTCGTCTCATTGCGTCAGATCCAGTGCCGTCTGCACCAGAAGTCGCAGCATATTTGCCGAGCGATAACTTCGGTGACGTGCCTGTCCATGCGACTTATCTTGAG AGAAGGCTGTTCCCTGAAAGGCAGGCCTTGACACAAGAAGAGCTCAGGCACCTTCTCGAGGCTGACTTCTTGGAAAAGCAGGccctggcggcagctgcagcAACTCCTGGGGAAGCCAGAGACAGGGCAAGCATCTCTAGTGCCGATTCAGAGCCTAACCGGTGA